Proteins from a genomic interval of Lycium ferocissimum isolate CSIRO_LF1 chromosome 2, AGI_CSIRO_Lferr_CH_V1, whole genome shotgun sequence:
- the LOC132046703 gene encoding U-box domain-containing protein 3 isoform X1: protein MESEGENCVQLNSPSSVTDGDIIRVTASSSAVQQTLFLIHSDDVSLKVQAAKEIRRLTKTSQRYRRHFCNAVKPLVDMLRSDSFESNEAALLALLNLAVKDEGNKINIIDAGALEPIIGFLQSDNATLQDHATASLLTLSASPATKPIISASGVFPLLVEIIRHGSSQAKADAVMALSNLSTYQDNLLLILRAQPIPSTVSLLKSCKKSSKTTERCTALIESLMSYEEGRNSLISEDGGVLAVVEVLESGSPQSREHAVGALLTMCQSDRSKYREPILREGVIPGLLELTVQGTAKSRTKAQTLLRLLRETPYPRSELEPDTLENIVSNLISQIDCEEQSGKAKEMLAEMVQVSMEQSLRHLQQRAMVCTPADLSVPSCVSKITSK, encoded by the exons atggagTCGGAGGGCGAGAATTGTGTGCAACTTAACAGTCCGTCAAGTGTTACCGACGGTGATATAATTCGTGTAACGGCGTCGTCTTCGGCAGTTCAACAAACGCTTTTTCTTATTCATTCGGATGACGTCAGTTTGAAAGTACAGGCGGCTAAGGAGATCCGCCGTTTGACAAAGACTTCTCAACGTTACCGACGTCATTTTTGTAACGCCGTTAAACCCCTTGTTGATATGCTCCGTTCTGATTCTTTTGAATCTAATGAAGCTGCTCTTCTTGCCCTCCTTAATCTTGCTGTCAAAGACGAAGG AAACAAGATAAATATCATAGATGCTGGTGCTCTGGAACCCATCATTGGCTTTCTTCAATCAGACAATGCAACTCTCCAGGATCATGCTACTGCCTCTTTACTCACATTATCTGCTTCTCCTGCCACTAAACCTATAATTAGTGCTTCTGGTGTTTTCCCTCTACTAGTGGAAATCATAAGGCACGGCAGTTCACAAGCCAAGGCTGATGCCGTGATGGCTCTTTCTAATCTGTCAACTTATCAAGACAATCTACTGTTGATCCTGCGGGCACAACCAATTCCATCTACAGTTTCTCTGCTTAAATCCTGTAAAAAGTCTTCAAAAACTACTGAAAGATGCACCGCTCTTATAGAATCTTTAATGTCTTATGAAGAGGGTAGGAATTCATTGATATCTGAAGATGGGGGAGTACTTGCAGTGGTGGAAGTACTTGAAAGTGGATCTCCTCAAAGCCGAGAACATGCTGTAGGAGCTCTCCTAACAATGTGTCAGAGTGACCGCTCTAAATACCGAGAACCAATTCTCAGAGAAGGTGTAATTCCTGGGCTCCTAGAGCTGACTGTTCAAGGAACAGCCAAGTCTCGGACCAAAGCACAAACACTTTTGAGGTTGCTGAGAGAAACTCCTTACCCGAGGTCTGAGCTCGAACCTGACACATTAGAGAACATCGTCTCCAATCTCATATCTCAGATAGATTGCGAGGAGCAATCAGGAAAAGCAAAGGAGATGCTCGCCGAGATGGTACAAGTTAGCATGGAACAAAGTTTGAGACATTTACAACAAAGGGCGATGGTATGCACCCCAGCCGATCTGTCTGTTCCTAGTTGTGTCTCCAAAATTACTTCGAAATGA
- the LOC132046702 gene encoding probable aquaporin NIP-type yields MAGKKEEEITHMEEGNIHTASDSNVGFCSSPSVTVMVQKLIAEVIGTYFVIFAGCGSVVVNKIYGSVTFPGICVTWGLIVMVMVYTVGHISGAHFNPAVTITFSIFGRFPWKQAPLYIIAQLMGSILASGTLALMFDVTPQAYFGTVPVGSNGQSLAIEIIISFLLMFVISGVATDDRAIGQVAGIAVGMTITLNVFVAGPISGASMNPARSIGPAVVKHVYKGLWVYVVGPIIGTLAGAFVYNLIRSTDKPLSELAKSASSLRS; encoded by the exons atggcaggaaagaaggaagaagaaatcacccatatggaagaAGGCAATATCCATACAGCCTCCGATTCCAATGTTGGATTTTGTTCATCACCTTCGGTCACAGTCATGGTTCAGAAG TTGATTGCTGAGGTCATAGGGACGTACTTTGTAATATTTGCGGGGTGTGGATCTGTTGTAGTGAACAAGATTTATGGGAGTGTTACATTTCCAGGGATATGTGTGACATGGGGACTAATTGTGATGGTGATGGTTTATACTGTGGGACATATATCAGGAGCACATTTTAATCCTGCTGTCACTATTACATTCAGCATCTTCGGTCGCTTCCCATGGAAACAA GCACCTTTGTACATCATAGCTCAACTAATGGGTTCGATTCTGGCCAGTGGAACTCTGGCTCTAATGTTTGACGTAACACCGCAAGCTTATTTTGGTACAGTTCCAGTTGGATCTAATGGCCAATCACTTGCTATCGAAATCATCATATCTTTCCTTCTCATGTTTGTCATCTCTGGCGTTGCTACAGATGATAGAGCG ATTGGACAAGTTGCTGGAATAGCTGTAGGAATGACCATAACCTTGAACGTTTTTGTTGCAGG GCCAATTTCAGGAGCATCGATGAATCCAGCAAGAAGCATTGGTCCAGCAGTAGTGAAGCATGTTTATAAAGGTCTTTGGGTATATGTGGTTGGTCCAATCATCGGAACCTTGGCCGGAGCATTCGTTTACAATTTGATTCGATCCACAGATAAACCACTGAGCGAGTTGGCTAAAAGTGCATCGTCTCTTCGTAGTTAA
- the LOC132046703 gene encoding U-box domain-containing protein 3 isoform X2, translating into MESEGENCVQLNSPSSVTDGDIIRVTASSSAVQQTLFLIHSDDVSLKVQAAKEIRRLTKTSQRYRRHFCNAVKPLVDMLRSDSFESNEAALLALLNLAVKDEGNKINIIDAGALEPIIGFLQSDNATLQDHATASLLTLSASPATKPIISASGVFPLLVEIIRHGSSQAKADAVMALSNLSTYQDNLLLILRAQPIPSTVSLLKSCKKSSKTTERCTALIESLMSYEEGRNSLISEDGGVLAVVEVLESGSPQSREHAVGALLTMCQSDRSKYREPILREGVIPGLLELTVQGTAKSRTKAQTLLRLLRETPYPRSELEPDTLENIVSNLISQIDCEEQSGKAKEMLAEMVQVSMEQSLRHLQQRAMGLV; encoded by the exons atggagTCGGAGGGCGAGAATTGTGTGCAACTTAACAGTCCGTCAAGTGTTACCGACGGTGATATAATTCGTGTAACGGCGTCGTCTTCGGCAGTTCAACAAACGCTTTTTCTTATTCATTCGGATGACGTCAGTTTGAAAGTACAGGCGGCTAAGGAGATCCGCCGTTTGACAAAGACTTCTCAACGTTACCGACGTCATTTTTGTAACGCCGTTAAACCCCTTGTTGATATGCTCCGTTCTGATTCTTTTGAATCTAATGAAGCTGCTCTTCTTGCCCTCCTTAATCTTGCTGTCAAAGACGAAGG AAACAAGATAAATATCATAGATGCTGGTGCTCTGGAACCCATCATTGGCTTTCTTCAATCAGACAATGCAACTCTCCAGGATCATGCTACTGCCTCTTTACTCACATTATCTGCTTCTCCTGCCACTAAACCTATAATTAGTGCTTCTGGTGTTTTCCCTCTACTAGTGGAAATCATAAGGCACGGCAGTTCACAAGCCAAGGCTGATGCCGTGATGGCTCTTTCTAATCTGTCAACTTATCAAGACAATCTACTGTTGATCCTGCGGGCACAACCAATTCCATCTACAGTTTCTCTGCTTAAATCCTGTAAAAAGTCTTCAAAAACTACTGAAAGATGCACCGCTCTTATAGAATCTTTAATGTCTTATGAAGAGGGTAGGAATTCATTGATATCTGAAGATGGGGGAGTACTTGCAGTGGTGGAAGTACTTGAAAGTGGATCTCCTCAAAGCCGAGAACATGCTGTAGGAGCTCTCCTAACAATGTGTCAGAGTGACCGCTCTAAATACCGAGAACCAATTCTCAGAGAAGGTGTAATTCCTGGGCTCCTAGAGCTGACTGTTCAAGGAACAGCCAAGTCTCGGACCAAAGCACAAACACTTTTGAGGTTGCTGAGAGAAACTCCTTACCCGAGGTCTGAGCTCGAACCTGACACATTAGAGAACATCGTCTCCAATCTCATATCTCAGATAGATTGCGAGGAGCAATCAGGAAAAGCAAAGGAGATGCTCGCCGAGATGGTACAAGTTAGCATGGAACAAAGTTTGAGACATTTACAACAAAGGGCGATG GGGCTTGTGTGA